From Oryza brachyantha chromosome 9, ObraRS2, whole genome shotgun sequence, a single genomic window includes:
- the LOC102721190 gene encoding RNA pseudouridine synthase 4, mitochondrial-like, whose amino-acid sequence MAALLCLRRRAALTGVAPRLATAARQGALDCGNGDGNSPWGQLPPFTPLDAAAAAARAISVGGEGGAGASATAIRRVRRCCPHLPTSVVHKLFRLRKVKKNVVTAEQHRLRRVSAKDQLMPGDILFLPVHPKESSVAEKTKKFDNRNGIDFLRSLEIYKDEAIIVINKPPGMPVQGGTGIKNSIDVLASMFEENSSEAPRLVHRLDRDCSGVLVLGRNQRSTTMLHATFREKTADALADGTQHVLQRKYLALVIGTPRHPKGLLSAPLAKVLLQDGKSERLTVRASSNAAPVQDALTEYRVIEYCPHGYTWLELFPRTGRKHQLRVHCAEVLGTPIVGDYKYGRQAHQNWMPLPLPRTINEELLRKRKLPFGLVGGGSIAEEQPQLHLHCKQMVLPDISMAVHRLQSDVDPDLSDFEKLNFVAPLPLHMRLSWEILKSVET is encoded by the exons atggcggcgctcCTCTGCCTCCGGAGGCGGGCGGCGCTTACCGGCGTGGCGCCCAGGCTGGCCACCGCAGCGAGGCAAGGTGCTCTAGATTGCGGGAACGGCGATGGGAACAGCCCGTGGGGGCAGCTCCCGCCCTTCACgccgctcgacgccgccgctgcggctgCGAGAGCCATCTCGGTGGGTGGAGAAGGCGGAGCGGGCGCCAGTGCCACCGCGATCAGACGGGTCCGCCGGTGCTGCCCCCACCTGCCGACCTCGGTGGTGCACAAGCTGTTCCGTCTCCGCAAA GTTAAGAAGAATGTTGTCACTGCTGAGCAACATCGGTTGAGAAGG GTTTCAGCAAAAGATCAATTAATGCCGGGCGATATCCTCTTTCTGCCTGTTCATCCCAAAGAATCTTCGGTTGCTGAGAAGACTAAGAAATTTGATAACAGGAATGGGATTGATTTTCTGCGTAGCCTTGAAATTTACAAG GACGAAGCCATCATCGTGATCAACAAACCCCCTGGAATGCCAGTACAG GGCGGTACTGGCATTAAAAACAGTATAGATGTATTGGCCTCCATGTTTGAAGAAAATTCTTCTGAAGCACCTCGTCTG GTTCATAGGCTTGATAGAGACTGTAGTGGTGTCCTTGTTCTGGGTAGAAATCAACGTAGCACTACAATGTTGCATGCTACATTTCGTGAGAAAACTGCTGATGCTTTAGCTGAT GGTACTCAACATGTGCTGCAGAGAAAATATCTTGCTCTTGTGATTGGAACACCTAGACATCCCAAGGGTTTGCTGTCAGCTCCGCTTGCAAAG GTTCTATTACAAGACGGCAAGTCTGAGCGTCTGACTGTTAGGGCCAGTTCAAATGCTGCTCCTGTTCAGGATGCTTTGACAGAGTACCGAGTGATTGAATATTGCCCCCATG GCTACACTTGGCTAGAACTATTTCCTCGTACTGGAAGAAAGCATCAG CTCCGAGTTCACTGTGCAGAGGTTCTTGGAACACCAATTGTTGGGGATTACAAGTACGGACGGCAAGCGCATCAGAACTGGATGCCCCTTCCCCTGCCAAGAACAATTAATGAGGAATTGCTCAGGAAGAGGAAGCTTCCCTTTGGGCTTGTGGGTGGTGGAAGCATCGCTGAGGAGCAACCTCAGCTTCATCTACACTGCAAACAAATGGTTCTTCCTGATATCTCAATGGCTGTCCATAGATTGCAATCTGATGTTGATCCCGATCTCTCAGATTTTGAGAAGCTTAACTTTGTTGCTCCCCTGCCGTTGCATATGCGGTTGAGTTGGGAGATTTTGAAGTCTGTGGAAACGTGA
- the LOC102721475 gene encoding pre-mRNA-splicing factor 38: MANRTDPLAKSIHGTNPQNLVEKIVRSKIYQSTYWKEQCFGLTAETLVDKAMELDHTGGTYGGSRKPTPFLCLALKMLQIQPDKDIVVEFIKNEDYKYVRVLGAFYLRLTGTVADVYQYLEPLYNDYRKIRQKLSDGKFTLTHVDEFIDELLTKDYSCDTALPRIQKRWVLETSGTLEPRRSALEDDFEEEEEDKEDEEPMDIDEPNGREKHDPYRGRSPTRERERDRKHERHHRDRDYDRDRDYGRGRERDRDRDRERERDRDRDRDRDRDRHRIRDEDYSRDRDRERDRDGRERERRDRDRGRRRSRSRSRSRDRRERDREDGEYRRRRGRGSASPRGRAEDGGSRDEPKKRKEKKEKKGEGNAPDPNDPEIIEMNKLRASLGLKPLK, encoded by the exons atggcgAACCGTACGGACCCCCTTGCGAAGAGCATCCACGGCACCAACCCTCAGAACCTGGTGGAGAAGATCGTCCGCTCCAAGATCTACCAGAGCACCTACTGGAAGGAGCAGTGCTTCGGCCTCACCGCGGAGACGCTCGTCGACAAGGCCATGGAGCTCGACCACACCGGCGGCACCTACGGAGGCAGCCGCAAGCCCACCCCCTTCCTCTGCCTCGCGCTCAAGATGCTCCAGATCCAGCCCGACAAGGACATCGTCGTCGAGTTCATCAAGAACGAGGACTACAA GTATGTCCGGGTTCTTGGGGCCTTCTACCTCCGCCTCACTGGCACCGTCGCCGATGTCTACCAGTACCTTGAGCCACTCTACAATGACTACCGCAAGATCAGGCAAAAGCTCAGTGACGGAA AGTTTACCCTGACCCACGTCGACGAGTTCATTGACGAACTCCTGACCAAGGACTACTCCTGCGACACGGCCCTCCCCCGCATTCAGAAAAG ATGGGTTCTTGAGACTTCTGGAACTCTAGAACCAAGAAGAAGTGCACTTGAAGATGATTttgaggaagaggaggaagataaGGAGGATGAAGAACCTATGGATATAGATGAGCCAAATGGGCGGGAAAAG CATGATCCCTATCGTGGAAGAAGCCCTACTAGAGAACGAGAGAGGGACAGGAAACATGAAAGGCACCACAG GGACCGAGATTATGACAGAGATCGGGATTATGGTAGGGGACGGGAAAGAGATCGAGATCGAGAccgagaaagagagagagatagggaTAGGGATAGGGATCGTGATCGAGACCGTCATCGCATACGAGATGAGGACTACAGTCGAGACagggacagagagagagatagggaTGGCAGGGAGAGGGAACGTCGGGACAGAGACCGTGGGAGACGCAGGAGCCGTTcaaggagcaggagcagggaTCGGCGAGAAAGAGACCGAGAAGATGGGGAGTACCGGAGGAGGCGTGGTCGGGGTAGTGCCAGTCCTCGAGGTCGTGCTGAGGATGGAGGCTCAAGAGATGAACCgaagaagagaaaggaaaagaaagagaagaagggTGAAGGGAATGCCCCAGATCCAAACGACCCAGAGATTATAGAAATGAACAAGCTTCGAGCCTCGCTAGGGTTGAAACCGCTCAAGTAG